The Mycobacterium paragordonae genome includes a region encoding these proteins:
- a CDS encoding 2OG-Fe(II) oxygenase — protein MTRWDTRVDSGDWDSIAAELDEYGGALLPRLVTAGEAARLRDLYVDDSLFRKTIDMAPRRYGSGQYRYFSAPYTEPIEALKQALYPRLLPIARDWWTRLGRATPWPDSLDEWLTTCHRAGQTRSTALMLRYGADDWNALHQDLYGDLVFPLQVVINLSAPGVDYTGGEFLLVEQRFRAQSRGVATQLPQGHGYVFTTRDRPVRSSRGWSVAPVRHGISTVRSGERYALGLIFHDAA, from the coding sequence ATGACCCGGTGGGACACCCGCGTCGACTCCGGGGACTGGGACTCCATCGCGGCCGAACTCGACGAGTACGGCGGTGCCTTGTTGCCGCGACTGGTGACAGCTGGCGAGGCGGCCCGGCTGCGCGATCTCTACGTCGACGACAGCCTGTTCCGCAAGACGATCGACATGGCCCCGAGACGGTACGGCTCCGGGCAGTACCGGTACTTCAGCGCTCCGTATACCGAGCCGATCGAAGCCCTCAAACAGGCGCTCTACCCCCGGCTCCTGCCGATCGCACGCGACTGGTGGACCAGGCTGGGCCGGGCCACGCCGTGGCCGGACAGCCTCGACGAGTGGCTGACGACCTGCCACCGCGCCGGCCAGACGCGCTCCACGGCGCTGATGTTGCGCTACGGTGCCGACGACTGGAATGCGCTGCATCAAGATCTGTACGGAGACTTGGTTTTTCCCCTCCAGGTGGTGATCAACCTCAGTGCTCCCGGTGTCGACTACACCGGCGGCGAGTTCCTCCTCGTCGAACAGCGATTCCGGGCGCAATCCCGCGGCGTCGCAACGCAATTGCCGCAGGGTCACGGCTACGTCTTCACTACCCGCGACCGGCCGGTGCGCTCCAGTCGCGGCTGGTCGGTTGCGCCCGTGCGCCACGGCATTTCGACCGTGCGTTCCGGTGAACGGTATGCGCTGGGCTTGATCTTTCACGACGCCGCCTAG
- a CDS encoding MarR family winged helix-turn-helix transcriptional regulator: protein MAEEMALLVADIYEAAGALRKSGEAVAKAEGQTQARWQLLSVISGEPASVPRAARRLGVSRQGVQRIANNLVDDGLAQWRPNPDHRASPLLTLTDAGRRALTAITDRASAAQRAITVDIEDADIAAARKVLQRLTAAVRQLE, encoded by the coding sequence ATGGCCGAAGAGATGGCCCTGCTGGTTGCCGACATTTACGAAGCGGCGGGTGCGCTGCGCAAGTCCGGAGAGGCCGTCGCCAAGGCCGAAGGGCAGACCCAGGCCCGCTGGCAGCTACTCAGCGTGATCTCCGGTGAGCCGGCGTCGGTGCCCCGCGCCGCCCGCCGGCTCGGCGTTTCCCGGCAAGGCGTGCAGCGCATCGCGAACAACCTGGTTGACGACGGCCTGGCCCAGTGGCGGCCCAATCCCGACCACCGCGCCTCCCCGCTGCTGACGCTGACCGACGCGGGCCGACGGGCACTGACCGCCATCACCGACCGGGCGTCTGCCGCGCAGCGCGCCATCACCGTGGACATCGAGGATGCCGACATCGCTGCGGCCCGAAAGGTGTTGCAGCGCCTGACCGCTGCGGTTCGACAGCTCGAGTGA
- a CDS encoding DUF1398 family protein: MSSAIANLRTAHERAAALRPRSHGFPHLAEVLRQAGVNSYHHSIPSGTTLYLTDAGPVVMQGDPVVAGMADVASWNREALVTAIRTDQAGNSSYPQFAQSCWEAGVVHYDVDLLGRTCTYAGAAGEQYVESYPRVEVTQR; the protein is encoded by the coding sequence GTGAGCAGCGCAATCGCTAATCTTCGGACCGCGCACGAACGAGCGGCGGCACTACGGCCGCGGTCGCACGGCTTTCCCCACCTCGCGGAGGTGCTGCGCCAAGCGGGGGTGAACAGCTACCACCACTCGATTCCGTCCGGCACCACCCTCTATCTCACCGACGCAGGTCCGGTTGTGATGCAAGGAGATCCGGTCGTCGCGGGCATGGCCGACGTGGCGTCGTGGAACCGGGAGGCGCTGGTCACCGCGATCCGCACCGACCAGGCGGGCAACAGCAGCTATCCGCAGTTCGCCCAATCATGTTGGGAGGCCGGGGTCGTGCATTACGACGTCGACCTACTGGGCCGCACCTGCACCTACGCGGGCGCAGCCGGCGAGCAGTACGTCGAGTCCTACCCCCGCGTCGAGGTCACTCAGAGATAA
- a CDS encoding bifunctional RNase H/acid phosphatase, with protein sequence MKVVIEADGGSRGNPGPAGYGAVVWSADRRTVLAETKQAIGRATNNVAEYRGLIAALDDALNLGAGEVQVLMDSKLVVEQMSGRWRVKHPDLVELHGQARSLAAQFRRISFSWIPREQNAYADRLANEAMDAAEQTDRRPDKVAVPVTESARKAAAEEVPSDPNKGPGWTGARGTPTRLLLLRHGQTEFSAQRRYSGRGNPPLNEIGWRQAGLAARYLTQRRGIAAVISSPLQRAYDTATTAARALGLDVTVDEDLIETDFGAWEGLTFTEAASRDPELHRRWLYDTGALPPGGESFDDVLRRVRRGRDRIIANYPGDNVLVVSHVTPIKSMLRMALDAGSGVLYRLHLDLASLSIAEFYPDGASSVRLVNQTGYL encoded by the coding sequence ATGAAAGTGGTCATCGAGGCCGACGGTGGGTCGCGGGGCAACCCGGGGCCTGCCGGGTATGGGGCGGTGGTCTGGAGCGCTGACCGCCGGACCGTGCTGGCCGAGACCAAGCAGGCCATCGGACGCGCCACCAACAACGTCGCCGAGTATCGCGGTCTGATCGCCGCCCTGGATGACGCCCTGAATCTGGGTGCCGGCGAGGTCCAGGTGCTGATGGATTCCAAGCTGGTGGTCGAGCAGATGTCGGGCCGGTGGCGGGTCAAGCACCCCGACCTGGTGGAGTTGCACGGCCAGGCCCGGTCACTCGCGGCGCAGTTCCGGCGGATCAGCTTCTCCTGGATCCCGCGCGAGCAGAACGCCTACGCCGACCGGCTGGCCAACGAGGCGATGGATGCGGCGGAACAGACCGATCGCCGTCCGGACAAGGTCGCCGTACCGGTCACCGAGTCCGCGCGCAAGGCCGCGGCAGAGGAAGTGCCGTCCGACCCGAACAAGGGCCCGGGTTGGACCGGCGCCCGCGGCACCCCTACCCGGTTGCTGTTGTTGCGGCACGGGCAGACGGAGTTTTCCGCGCAGCGGCGCTACTCTGGGCGGGGCAACCCGCCCTTGAACGAAATCGGTTGGCGCCAAGCTGGTTTGGCAGCGCGCTACCTTACCCAGCGGCGCGGGATCGCGGCTGTGATCTCATCGCCGTTGCAGCGGGCCTACGACACGGCGACGACGGCGGCCAGAGCGCTGGGCCTGGACGTCACCGTCGACGAGGACCTGATTGAGACCGATTTCGGGGCCTGGGAAGGCCTCACCTTCACCGAGGCCGCCAGCAGGGACCCGGAACTGCACCGTCGCTGGTTGTACGACACCGGAGCCCTGCCGCCGGGCGGCGAAAGCTTTGACGATGTGCTGCGGCGGGTCCGGCGCGGCCGCGACCGGATCATCGCCAACTACCCCGGCGACAACGTACTGGTGGTGTCCCATGTGACGCCCATCAAGTCGATGCTGCGGATGGCGCTGGACGCCGGGTCCGGAGTTCTGTACCGGCTGCACCTGGACCTGGCGTCGCTGAGTATCGCCGAGTTCTATCCCGACGGCGCCTCGTCGGTGCGGCTGGTCAACCAGACGGGTTATCTCTGA
- a CDS encoding zinc ribbon domain-containing protein: MKADVAQQRSLLELAKLDAELSRLAHRSSHLAERAAYDQVRGEHTAASDRLGAVRIALEDLDAQIARFESEIDAVRKREDRDRSLLSSGATDAKHQADLQHELETLQRRQASLEDSLLELMERREELQEQQDAESETTDALQDELTTAQQALDAALVELETVRAEHGSRRDALAAGLAPDLSALYERLRAAGGPGAGPLQGHRCGACRIEIGRSELARITAAAEDEVLRCPECGAILLRVKGFDQ, translated from the coding sequence ATGAAGGCCGATGTAGCACAGCAGCGTTCGCTACTGGAACTGGCGAAGCTGGATGCTGAGCTGTCCCGGCTCGCGCACCGGAGCAGTCATCTGGCCGAGCGCGCCGCATACGATCAGGTGCGCGGCGAGCACACCGCCGCCAGTGACCGGTTGGGTGCCGTGCGAATTGCGTTGGAGGACTTGGACGCTCAGATAGCACGCTTCGAGTCCGAGATCGACGCGGTGCGCAAGCGGGAGGACCGGGACCGCTCGCTGCTGAGCTCGGGGGCCACCGACGCCAAACATCAGGCCGATCTGCAGCATGAGCTGGAAACCCTGCAACGCCGCCAGGCCAGCCTGGAGGATTCCCTGTTGGAGCTGATGGAGCGCCGCGAGGAGCTGCAGGAGCAACAGGACGCCGAGTCGGAGACCACCGATGCATTGCAGGACGAGTTGACCACCGCCCAGCAGGCTCTCGACGCCGCACTTGTCGAGCTGGAGACGGTTCGCGCGGAACACGGGTCGCGGCGGGACGCCTTGGCCGCCGGTCTGGCTCCCGACCTGTCGGCGCTCTACGAACGGCTGCGGGCCGCGGGAGGGCCGGGAGCTGGGCCGCTGCAGGGTCACCGGTGCGGTGCGTGCCGGATCGAGATCGGTCGCAGCGAGCTGGCCCGCATCACCGCCGCGGCCGAAGACGAGGTGCTGCGGTGCCCGGAGTGCGGCGCGATTCTGTTGCGCGTCAAGGGTTTTGATCAATGA
- a CDS encoding Nif3-like dinuclear metal center hexameric protein, whose protein sequence is MSVRLANVIEVLDEAYPPRLAESWDSVGLVCGDPAEKVESVTIAIDATAEVADEVPDNGLLLAHHPLLLRGVDSVATSTPKGALIHRLIRTGRSLFTAHTNADSAAPGVSDALADALGLTVEAVLDRSPGVSNLDKWVIYVPVENAEAVREAVFAVGAGHIGDYSHCSWSVTGTGQFLPHEGAAPAIGSVGAVEHVPEDRVEVIAPAKARAAVLAAMRAAHPYEEPAFDILALEPPPAGTGLGRIGTLPRPEPLRDFVARVAAALPQTSWGVRAAGDPDLPVSRVAVCGGAGDSFLGAVAAADVQAYVTSDLRHHPADEHRRVSPVALIDVAHWASEFPWCAQAADLLRSRFGSLPVRVSTVRTDPWNLGTEC, encoded by the coding sequence ATGAGCGTGCGACTGGCCAATGTCATCGAGGTGCTCGACGAGGCGTACCCGCCGCGGCTGGCCGAGTCATGGGACTCGGTGGGCCTGGTGTGCGGTGACCCCGCGGAGAAGGTCGAGTCGGTCACCATCGCGATCGATGCGACGGCTGAAGTGGCGGACGAAGTGCCCGACAACGGTCTGCTGTTGGCCCATCACCCGTTGCTGCTGCGTGGGGTCGACTCCGTCGCGACAAGCACGCCCAAGGGTGCGCTGATCCATCGGTTGATCCGCACCGGCCGTTCGCTGTTCACCGCCCACACCAACGCCGACTCGGCCGCGCCGGGTGTGTCCGACGCGCTGGCGGACGCGCTGGGCCTGACCGTCGAGGCGGTGCTGGACCGCTCACCGGGCGTTTCCAATCTGGACAAATGGGTCATCTACGTCCCGGTGGAGAACGCAGAAGCGGTGCGCGAAGCGGTCTTTGCCGTCGGCGCCGGACACATCGGCGACTACTCCCACTGCAGCTGGAGCGTCACCGGCACCGGCCAGTTCCTACCGCACGAAGGTGCGGCGCCCGCGATAGGCAGTGTCGGTGCCGTCGAGCACGTTCCCGAGGACCGGGTCGAGGTCATTGCGCCCGCCAAGGCACGGGCCGCCGTGCTGGCGGCGATGCGTGCCGCGCATCCCTACGAAGAGCCGGCGTTCGACATCCTCGCGCTCGAGCCGCCGCCGGCCGGAACCGGCCTGGGCCGCATCGGCACGCTGCCACGCCCCGAGCCGTTGCGTGATTTCGTCGCGCGGGTCGCCGCCGCCTTGCCGCAGACGTCCTGGGGAGTGCGCGCCGCAGGCGACCCGGACCTGCCGGTATCGCGGGTAGCGGTGTGCGGAGGCGCGGGGGACTCGTTCTTGGGTGCGGTAGCCGCGGCCGACGTGCAGGCTTACGTCACGTCCGACCTGCGCCACCATCCCGCCGATGAGCATCGCCGGGTCTCACCGGTGGCTCTGATCGACGTCGCGCACTGGGCCAGCGAATTCCCGTGGTGTGCCCAGGCGGCCGATCTGTTGCGGTCCAGATTCGGATCGCTGCCCGTGCGGGTATCCACCGTCCGCACCGACCCGTGGAACCTCGGAACTGAGTGCTGA
- the cobC gene encoding Rv2231c family pyridoxal phosphate-dependent protein CobC, whose protein sequence is MAGPDPSASSRLARARYHGDQDAMPGMLDFAVNVRRAQPPSWLIQELSARLPDLARYPSAADVLTAQEAVAARHGRARDEVLPLAGAAEGFALLSNLRPRRAAIIAPSFTEPEAALSAAGIPVHHVVLQPPFTLAAASLATMVPDDADLVVIGNPTNPTAVLHTREQVLALRRPGRIVVVDEAFADSIPGEPQSLAGDALPDVLVLRSLTKTWGLAGLRVGYALGSPRLLARLTAQRAHWPVGTLQLAAIAECCSEHAVAEAAADAVRSVAMRAAMVEGLESVGLDVVDGRAPFVLFASPDADRIRKRLRDKAIAVRRCDTFVGLDEHYLRAAVRPEWPELVESIALAGAHSGSRQ, encoded by the coding sequence ATGGCGGGTCCTGATCCGAGCGCGTCGAGTCGTCTTGCGCGCGCGCGTTATCACGGCGATCAGGACGCCATGCCCGGCATGCTGGATTTCGCCGTCAACGTCCGTCGTGCCCAACCGCCGTCATGGCTGATCCAGGAGTTGAGCGCGCGGCTGCCGGACCTGGCCCGCTACCCCAGCGCAGCCGACGTGCTCACCGCGCAGGAAGCGGTGGCCGCGCGCCACGGCCGGGCCCGCGACGAGGTCCTGCCGCTGGCCGGCGCGGCCGAAGGTTTCGCGTTGCTGAGCAACCTGCGCCCGCGCCGCGCGGCGATCATCGCACCGTCCTTCACCGAACCCGAGGCGGCGCTGAGCGCGGCCGGGATTCCGGTGCACCATGTGGTCCTGCAACCTCCGTTCACCCTCGCCGCGGCCTCGCTCGCCACGATGGTGCCCGACGACGCCGACCTGGTGGTGATCGGGAACCCGACCAACCCGACGGCGGTCCTGCACACCCGTGAGCAGGTGCTGGCGCTGCGCCGGCCGGGACGGATCGTGGTGGTCGACGAGGCCTTCGCCGACTCGATCCCCGGCGAGCCGCAGTCGCTGGCCGGTGACGCGCTGCCGGACGTGCTGGTGCTGCGCAGCCTGACCAAGACCTGGGGCCTGGCCGGGTTGCGGGTCGGTTACGCACTCGGGTCGCCCCGTTTGCTGGCCCGGTTGACCGCACAGCGGGCGCACTGGCCGGTGGGCACGCTGCAACTGGCCGCCATCGCCGAGTGTTGCTCCGAGCATGCGGTCGCCGAGGCTGCCGCGGACGCCGTCCGCTCAGTGGCGATGCGCGCGGCCATGGTCGAGGGCCTGGAATCGGTGGGCCTCGACGTGGTCGACGGCCGGGCCCCTTTCGTGCTGTTCGCCAGCCCCGATGCTGATCGAATCAGAAAGCGGTTGCGCGACAAGGCAATCGCGGTTCGACGCTGCGACACCTTCGTCGGCCTGGACGAGCATTACCTGCGTGCGGCGGTGCGGCCCGAGTGGCCGGAGTTGGTCGAGTCGATAGCCCTTGCCGGGGCACACAGCGGGAGCCGCCAATGA
- a CDS encoding HAD-IA family hydrolase, translating to MVTVTSSIAGPKAELVIFDLDGTLTDSAEGIVASFRHALTHVGAEIPEGDLAARIVGPPMDETFHAMELDGRADEAFTAFRAEYGSRGWAMNSLFDGIAPLLADLQAAGVRLAVATSKLEPTARRILAHFELDQHFEVIAGATVDGTRKSKTDVLAHALGQLQPLPERVLMVGDRSHDVHGAAAHGIDTVVVGWGYGRGDFTEPITFTGVTHVETIDELRRALGV from the coding sequence ATGGTGACCGTGACAAGCTCGATTGCCGGCCCGAAGGCCGAACTGGTGATCTTCGATCTCGACGGCACCCTGACGGATTCGGCCGAGGGCATCGTGGCGAGCTTCCGGCATGCGCTCACCCACGTCGGCGCCGAGATACCTGAAGGCGATCTGGCCGCCCGGATTGTCGGTCCGCCGATGGACGAGACGTTTCACGCCATGGAACTCGATGGTCGCGCCGACGAGGCGTTCACGGCCTTCCGGGCCGAGTACGGCAGCCGGGGCTGGGCGATGAACAGCCTGTTCGACGGCATCGCGCCGCTGCTGGCCGACCTGCAGGCCGCTGGAGTGCGGTTGGCGGTGGCGACCTCCAAATTAGAGCCGACGGCCCGGCGCATCCTCGCCCATTTCGAGCTCGACCAGCACTTCGAGGTCATTGCCGGCGCCACCGTCGACGGCACCCGCAAGTCCAAGACCGACGTCCTGGCGCACGCTCTGGGGCAGTTGCAGCCTCTGCCCGAGCGTGTCCTGATGGTCGGCGACCGCAGTCATGATGTCCACGGGGCCGCCGCGCACGGCATCGACACGGTGGTGGTCGGCTGGGGCTACGGGCGAGGCGACTTCACCGAACCGATCACATTCACCGGCGTGACCCACGTCGAGACGATCGACGAACTGCGGAGGGCGTTAGGTGTCTGA
- a CDS encoding low molecular weight protein-tyrosine-phosphatase, which yields MSDPRLHVTFVCSGNICRSPMAEKMFAHQISERGLDDLVRVTSAGTGNWHAGEGADTRAKRVLRDHGYPTAHRAAQVDEDHLSADLVIALGRNHQRLLQQLGVEDDRLRMLRSFDPRSGAHTPDVEDPYYGDHRDFETAFVVIEAALPGLHDWVDERLAQNGYG from the coding sequence GTGTCTGATCCACGGCTGCACGTGACGTTCGTGTGCTCCGGCAACATCTGCCGTTCGCCGATGGCCGAGAAGATGTTCGCCCACCAGATCTCCGAACGCGGTCTGGACGACCTCGTGCGCGTCACCAGCGCCGGCACCGGCAACTGGCACGCCGGGGAGGGCGCCGACACGCGGGCCAAGCGGGTGCTGCGCGACCACGGCTACCCCACCGCTCACCGCGCAGCTCAGGTAGATGAGGACCACCTTTCCGCTGATCTCGTCATCGCCCTGGGGCGCAATCATCAGCGACTGCTCCAACAACTCGGGGTCGAGGACGACCGGCTGCGGATGCTGCGCTCGTTCGACCCCCGCTCGGGCGCGCACACCCCCGACGTCGAAGACCCCTACTACGGAGACCACCGCGACTTCGAGACGGCGTTCGTCGTCATCGAGGCCGCGCTGCCGGGTCTGCACGACTGGGTCGACGAGAGACTCGCGCAGAACGGGTACGGCTGA
- a CDS encoding SURF1 family protein has product MARWLRFLLRPGWVALILVCIAFTYLCFTVLAPWQLGKNTRTSRENQQISDSLNTPPVPLKTLLPKQDSSAPGAQWRQVTATGHYLPDVRVLARLRVVDGEQAFEMLMPFVVDDGPTVLVDRGYVRPEQGSHVPSIPPAPTQPVTITARLRDSEPVVQGKDPFTRDGYQQVYSVSTGQVAALTGVPLAGSYLQLVENQPGGLGVIGVPHLDAGPYLSYGIQWVLFGVLAPIALGYFVYSEVRARRRDKQSRAPAEEKPSEPVPPTVADKLADRYGRRR; this is encoded by the coding sequence ATGGCCAGGTGGTTGCGGTTCCTGCTGCGGCCGGGCTGGGTGGCATTGATTCTGGTGTGCATCGCGTTCACCTACCTGTGTTTCACCGTGCTCGCGCCGTGGCAGCTGGGTAAGAACACCAGGACCTCGCGGGAGAACCAGCAGATCAGCGACTCCCTGAACACGCCCCCGGTTCCATTGAAAACCCTTCTCCCGAAACAGGATTCGTCCGCGCCCGGTGCTCAGTGGCGGCAGGTGACCGCCACCGGGCACTACCTGCCGGACGTTCGGGTGCTGGCCCGGCTGCGGGTGGTGGACGGCGAGCAGGCGTTCGAGATGTTGATGCCGTTCGTCGTCGACGACGGGCCGACCGTGCTGGTCGACCGCGGCTACGTGCGTCCCGAGCAGGGTTCGCACGTTCCGTCGATCCCACCAGCCCCCACGCAGCCGGTGACGATCACGGCGCGGCTGCGCGACTCCGAGCCGGTGGTGCAGGGCAAGGACCCGTTCACCCGCGACGGCTATCAGCAGGTGTATTCGGTGAGCACCGGCCAGGTCGCGGCCTTGACCGGGGTGCCGTTGGCGGGGTCTTATCTGCAGCTGGTCGAGAACCAGCCGGGTGGACTCGGCGTCATCGGAGTGCCCCACCTGGACGCCGGACCGTATCTCTCCTACGGCATCCAGTGGGTGCTGTTCGGCGTGCTGGCGCCGATCGCGCTTGGCTATTTCGTGTATTCCGAGGTTCGTGCGCGGCGCCGGGACAAGCAAAGTCGGGCACCCGCCGAGGAGAAGCCGTCGGAGCCAGTGCCCCCGACCGTGGCGGACAAGCTTGCCGACCGTTACGGCCGCCGGCGTTAG
- a CDS encoding cobalamin biosynthesis protein: MFPTAGQARLLGVVAGYLADLTFADPTRGHPVALFGTAAAQVERVTYRDGQTVGVVHVGLLVGGAGLLGVALQRRAGPTAATALATWVSLGGTSLARTGNRMASFLDGGDIDAARRLLPSLCGRDPAALDEAGLARAALESVAENTSDAQVAPLVWAAAGGAPAVLGYRAINTLDAMIGYRSPRYLRFGWAAARLDDLANYIGARVTAGLVVVCAPLAGGSPGGAVRAWRRDAGRHPSPNAGVVEAAFAGALGVRLGGPTQYRHELQIRPTLGDGRPPTVGDLRRAVRLSQLVQASAVALTALACAAPNVFSGRGFRRFPALRARSATGS; this comes from the coding sequence GTGTTTCCGACGGCGGGGCAGGCCCGACTCCTGGGCGTTGTCGCCGGATATCTCGCCGACCTCACGTTTGCCGACCCCACGCGGGGCCATCCGGTCGCTCTGTTCGGCACGGCGGCGGCCCAGGTGGAACGGGTCACTTATCGCGACGGCCAGACCGTCGGCGTAGTGCACGTCGGCCTGCTGGTCGGCGGGGCCGGACTGCTCGGTGTGGCCCTGCAACGTCGCGCCGGTCCGACCGCTGCCACTGCGCTGGCCACCTGGGTGTCGCTGGGCGGAACCTCGCTGGCCCGTACCGGGAATCGGATGGCCTCGTTCCTCGACGGGGGCGACATCGACGCCGCCCGGCGCTTGCTCCCGTCGTTGTGCGGACGCGATCCGGCCGCACTGGACGAGGCGGGCCTGGCGCGCGCGGCGCTGGAGTCCGTCGCCGAGAACACCTCCGACGCCCAGGTGGCTCCGCTGGTTTGGGCCGCCGCCGGTGGCGCGCCCGCGGTGTTGGGGTACCGCGCGATCAACACCCTGGACGCGATGATCGGCTACCGATCGCCGCGGTACCTCCGATTTGGCTGGGCCGCAGCACGATTGGATGATCTGGCGAACTACATCGGCGCGCGGGTGACCGCCGGGCTGGTCGTCGTGTGCGCCCCTTTGGCCGGCGGCTCGCCCGGCGGTGCGGTGCGGGCGTGGCGCCGCGACGCCGGCCGGCATCCCAGCCCCAACGCCGGGGTGGTCGAGGCCGCGTTCGCCGGCGCCCTCGGCGTGCGACTCGGCGGTCCCACCCAGTACCGCCACGAGTTGCAGATCCGGCCGACGCTGGGCGACGGTCGTCCGCCAACCGTGGGCGATTTGCGCCGTGCGGTGCGGCTGTCGCAGCTGGTGCAGGCGAGCGCCGTCGCGCTGACGGCTCTGGCTTGCGCTGCGCCGAACGTGTTCTCCGGGAGAGGATTTCGACGATTCCCCGCCCTCAGGGCACGCTCGGCGACCGGGTCCTAA
- a CDS encoding oxygenase MpaB family protein — MKRPVTRVADLLNPAALLLPAANVIMQLSLPGVGYGVLESPVDSGNVYKHPFKRARTTGTYLAVATIGTESDRKLIRKAVDVAHRQVRSTSTSPVAYRAFDPALQLWVAACLYRYFVEQHEFLHGPLDDAAADAVYQDAKRLGTTLQVPERMWPSDRVAFDEYWKRSLDELQIDPPVREHLHGVASMAFLPWPIRTLAGPFNLFATTGFLAPEFRAMMRLDWSESQQARFELLLSALRVADRLIPHRAWILTYRLYLWDMRFRARRGWRVV; from the coding sequence ATGAAGCGGCCGGTCACCAGGGTTGCCGACCTGCTGAATCCCGCGGCACTGTTGCTGCCCGCGGCGAACGTGATCATGCAATTGTCGCTGCCGGGAGTCGGGTACGGCGTGCTGGAAAGCCCGGTGGACAGCGGCAACGTCTACAAGCACCCGTTCAAGCGGGCCCGCACCACCGGCACCTACCTGGCGGTGGCCACCATCGGCACGGAATCCGATCGCAAGCTGATCCGCAAAGCGGTCGACGTCGCCCACCGCCAGGTCCGCTCCACGTCAACGAGCCCGGTGGCCTATCGCGCCTTCGATCCCGCGTTGCAGCTGTGGGTCGCCGCCTGCCTGTACCGCTACTTCGTGGAGCAGCACGAATTTCTGCACGGGCCGCTCGACGATGCGGCCGCCGACGCCGTCTATCAGGACGCCAAACGGCTGGGTACCACCCTGCAGGTGCCCGAACGAATGTGGCCGTCCGACCGCGTCGCCTTCGACGAGTACTGGAAGCGCTCGCTGGACGAACTTCAGATCGACCCGCCGGTGCGGGAACACCTGCACGGTGTGGCCTCCATGGCGTTCCTGCCCTGGCCGATCCGTACGCTGGCCGGACCGTTCAACCTGTTTGCGACGACGGGGTTTCTGGCGCCGGAATTCCGGGCAATGATGCGGCTGGACTGGTCGGAGTCCCAACAGGCCCGGTTCGAGTTGCTGCTCTCAGCGCTGCGGGTGGCAGACCGGCTGATACCGCACCGGGCCTGGATCCTGACCTATCGGCTTTACCTGTGGGACATGAGGTTTCGCGCACGCCGCGGCTGGCGGGTGGTCTAG